From Elephas maximus indicus isolate mEleMax1 chromosome 1, mEleMax1 primary haplotype, whole genome shotgun sequence, a single genomic window includes:
- the VEGFA gene encoding vascular endothelial growth factor A has product IFASHSPLKSGRRFGGVAPLLPQITSDFGNHQRENRGSKNAREKSKKRERRGQSARTSELREARSKVSDLLLGVTAGARREPSPFGSRTGPAALTDRLTDTAPRPSAHLLSGRRQTVDAAASRGQEPEPAPGGGVEGVGARGDALKLFVQLLGCSRSGGAVVRVGGAEPSGAGRSASSGREEPQPEEGEEEEEKEEEEEERGPRRLGARKPGSWTGEAVVCEDSAPAARAPQAGARALAPGGRGARRGAEESGPPRSPSRRGSASRAGPGRASETMNFLLSWVHWSLALLLYLHHAKWSQAAPTAEGGEPKSHEVVKFMDVYQRSYCRPIETLVDIFQEYPDEIEYIFKPSCVPLMRCGGCCNDEGLECVPTQDFNITMQIMRIKPHQGQHIGEMSFLQHSKCECRPKKEKARQEKKSVRGKGKGQKRKRKKSRYKSWRVPCGPCSERRKHLFVQDPQTCKCSCKNTDSRCKARQLELNERTCRCDKPRR; this is encoded by the exons atttttgcttcCCACTCCCCACTTAAATCGGGCCGACGGTTTGGGGGGGTTGCTCCTCTACTCCCCCAGATCACTTCGGATTTTGGAAACCATCAGAGAGAGAACAGAGGTAGCAAGAACGCCAGAGAGAAGtcgaagaagagagagagacggGGTCAGAGCGCACGAACAAGCGAGCTACGAGAGGCACGGAGCAAAGTGAGTGACCTGCTTTTGGGGGTGACCGCCGGAGCGCGGCGTGAGCCCTCCCCCTTCGGATCCCGCACCGGACCAGCAGCGCTGacggacagactgacagacaccgCCCCCCGCCCCAGCGCCCACCTCCTCTCTGGCCGGCGGCAGACGGTGGACGCGGCGGCGAGCCGCGGGCAGGAGCCGGAGCCCGCGCCCGGAGGCGGGGTGGAGGGGGTCGGGGCTCGCGGTGATGCACTGAAACTTTTCGTCCAACTTCTGGGCTGTTCTCGCTCGGGAGGAGCCGTGGTCCGCGTCGGGGGAGCGGAGCCGAGCGGAGCCGGGAGAAGTGCTAGCTCCGGCCGGGAGGAGCCGCAGccggaggagggggaggaggaagaggagaaggaagaggaggaggaggagagggggcCGCGGCGGCTCGGCGCTCGGAAGCCGGGCTCATGGACGGGTGAGGCGGTCGTGTGCGAAGACAGTGCCCCAGCCGCGCGTGCTCCCCAGGCCGGTGCCAGGGCCTTGGCTCCAGGAGGAAGAGGAGCCCGCCGAGGCGCCGAGGAGAGCGGGCCGCCCCGCAGCCCGAGCAGGAGAGGGAGCGCGAGCCGCGCCGGCCCCGGTCGGGCCTCCGAAACCATGAACTTTCTGCTCTCCTGGGTGCATTGGAGCCTTGCCTTGCTGCTCTACCTCCACCATGCCAAG TGGTCCCAGGCTGCACCCACCGCAGAAGGAGGAGAGCCGAAATCCCATGAAG TGGTGAAGTTCATGGACGTCTACCAACGCAGCTACTGCCGTCCAATTGAGACCCTGGTGGACATCTTCCAGGAGTATCCTGATGAGATCGAGTACATCTTCAAGCCGTCCTGTGTGCCCCTGATGCGGTGTGGGGGCTGCTGCAACGATGAAGGCCTAGAGTGCGTGCCCACTCAGGACTTCAACATCACTATGCAG ATTATGCGGATTAAACCTCACCAAGGCCAGCACATAGGAGAGATGAGCTTCCTACAGCACAGCAAATGTGAATGCAG accaaagaaagaaaaagcaagacaagaaaa aaaaTCAGTTCGAGGCAAGGGGAAGGGGCAAAAACGAAAGCGCAAGAAATCCCGGTATAAATCCTGGAGAGT TCCCTGTGGGCCTTGCTCAGAGCGGAGAAAGCATTTGTTTGTACAAGATCCGCAGACGTGTAAATGTTCCTGCAAAAACACAGACTCGCGTTGCAAGGCGAGGCAGCTTGAGTTAAACGAACGTACTTGCAG ATGTGACAAGCCGAGGCGGTGA